The following coding sequences are from one Gossypium hirsutum isolate 1008001.06 chromosome A12, Gossypium_hirsutum_v2.1, whole genome shotgun sequence window:
- the LOC107931722 gene encoding uncharacterized protein At4g06598 encodes MANNIRDSICAGKHALLPPKCPFPTISQPFTDYVSNNVIGLVQNSREGNTHHMHTSSESFLIEDQPSWLDDLLNEPDITPMRRGGHRRSSSDSFAYIDVSNARNLDYAAQEEYRYKNMISAPSWASLEFDYHGKKDARLAAFYNDVNLVKQNNRPWDSSLNAVTHSSGLPSHRENSILQGSGSSGALKEVESAPSTTSKKQDSAESSPLEAKAYFEKKDNSYAKSSSSDSDTKRAKQQFAQRSRVRKLQYIAELERNVQALQAEGSEVSAELEFLNQQNLILNMENKALKQRLESLAQEQLIKHLEHEVLEREIGRLRVLYQQQQQQHQKQKPSSSSSSSHRPSSSRDLDSQFANLSLKHKDSNSG; translated from the exons ATGGCTAATAACATAAGAGATTCGATATGTGCTGGAAAGCATGCTTTACTTCCTCCAAAATGTCCCTTCCCTACAATCTCCCAACCGTTTACTGATTATGTCTCCAACAATGTAATTGGATTGGTTCAAAATTCTAGAGAGGGAAATACACACCACATGCACACTTCTTCTGAAAGCTTTCTGATAGAGGATCAACCCTCTTGGCTTGATGATCTCCTTAATGAGCCAGATATTACTCCTATGCGCAGAGGAGGTCATCGACGTTCATCGAGTGACTCTTTTGCATACATTGATGTATCAAATGCTCGTAACCTTGATTATGCAGCGCAAGAGGAGTACAGATATAAAAACATGATTTCTGCACCTTCTTGGGCATCTCTGGAATTTGATTATCACGGTAAAAAAGATGCTCGGCTTGCTGCTTTCTACAAtgatgtgaacttagtaaaacaAAATAACAGGCCTTGGGATTCATCTTTGAATGCTGTGACTCATTCAAGTGGGCTTCCTTCTCATAGAGAAAACTCCATTCTTCAGGGTTCGGGATCATCAGGTGCTTTAAAAGAAGTAGAGAGTGCTCCATCAACAACAAGTAAAAAACAAGATTCTGCTGAATCTTCCCCTCTTGAGGCAAAAGCATATTTTGAGAAAAAAGATAATTCTTATGCTAAGTCTTCGTCATCTGACAGTGATACAAAACGTGCAAAGCA GCAGTTTGCTCAACGCTCAAGGGTGCGTAAACTTCAGTACATAGCTGAGCTGGAAAGAAATGTTCAGGCTTTGCAG GCAGAAGGATCTGAAGTTTCAGCTGAGCTTGAATTCCTCAACCAGCAGAATCTTATTCTTAACATGGAGAACAAAGCTCTTAAACAGCGTTTAGAGAGTTTAGCCCAGGAGCAGCTTATCAAACATC TTGAGCATGAAGTATTGGAGAGGGAGATTGGTAGGCTTCGAGTCTTGTAccagcagcagcaacaacaacatcaaaagcagaagccatcatcatcatcatcatctagcCATCGGCCATCCAGCAGTAGAGATCTTGATTCCCAATTTGCGAACCTCTCTCTGAAACACAAGGATTCCAATTCAG GCTAA